The sequence below is a genomic window from Papio anubis isolate 15944 chromosome X, Panubis1.0, whole genome shotgun sequence.
gtcaggctggtcttgatcaaactcctgatctcaggtgatccacccatctcggcctcccaaagtgctgggattacagctgtgagccaccgtgactggccataaagtttctttttaacaCCTTTCCCTAGCATTTTCCTTTCACGTgtatttgttgctttttgtttgatACCAAACCATTCCTTTATAGAAGACTCTCCACTTAATTGATTCAGGTCAAATCCTGTTAGAACAAATGTCATTGACACAGGGATCTTTATGAACATGAAGATTTATTGGAGCAAGATATTTAcaacaaaatttacttttaacAAAAGTGTTTACTCACTTCCTTGGAGCCTTTGGCAGTGAACTTGACCATTATGATTTTCAGTACTGTCTATCTGTAGGAATCCTTGTAAAAGTTGTTTTGCCGTGTGCAACTTGATTTCCTCAAGTGTGAGTTCCTCCGTAAACTTCATACAGTGGGGAATGACTCTGTTTGAAATGTTACCTGGATTCTTTCCTTAGAGTTATTTTGGTATGTATGCTGTGGcctttctccttttattctgAGAATCTCTTCCTTGACAGTGCAGTCCAGTCAGATGACAGTGTTCAATCCTGGTATGTTTTGTGTTGCCGGGAAAGGTGCTGTTGAGAGCAGTTTGCATTGCTCTTTCTTGCTTTGCGTTTGTGAGACCTCCAATGGAATCCTTTGGATTTGTTTGCATTATATAGCTCGTTGCTCATATATCAGTTCTCAAGAGAATGATTTCATCAGTTGTCTGTTCAGCCCAACAAAAGCATCATTAGCCAGAAGCAGAAGTGCTGCTTCATTATCCAGTCCTGGAAAAGATGTTCCAGGTAACAGGTATATGGTGGAAAGCCAGGAGTTGTTAAGTGTTTGCATTTCAAAGCAGGCTTCATTACTGAATTTGTTGCATTTAGGCATCAAAATAGTTTGAATCAATAGTTATCATATTAGTGATTTTACCCAGCATTTGatgttgcatatttattttatgacttcTAACATGATAGGGCAGTTATGTGGGAGACAGGTAATTTGTGGGATGAGATAGCTAACTTTGGAGGTGgttgttaaattttaaagctctatgggttttaaaaatatagaaaaccttCACTCATATCAAGGGAGAAAGTTTTCTACTCtaccttccttttttcccctaaaatatgGAAGAATAGCATAGAGCCACCCTTCAGCTTTTAGTTAGAGACCTAAAGATTGTTCCTAACATGAAACATCTTCAGGGTTGTGTGGACTTTCATTTATAGTTTACATATAGTATTAGACTTGCCTTTGGATAGctagaccccccccccccaataATGGAAAGGGCTAATGCATTGTtcctatgatttttttctcttttttcccctccactTTTTCCTTTACAGTGTATATCCCACTccctttgctttttctctgttaGTATTCATATGATTAGTAAAATGCATCTAAATGCTATTACAGACTTTCTTGTACTGCAgtcttatttcttttgttctaatTCCTGACTTTTTTATGCCCAATTATATGTATGTCAGGTTATTTTCTGCCAGTCTCCCTTTCCCACCGAATCTATGGTAAGATATTTCTATTACCACCATCCAAAAAACCTCAATATTTTGTCTTAAAAGTTTATAGCTAATAAAAATCCAGTTATACTATATTTTCTGCAGCACAAACTGTTGGTGTAATGTGGCCGTTTAGGCATACGtagatatgtaaataaaatgctttctccactaaaaatgagGGACTAAAAGATAACATTTAATTTCGCTAAAGATTTTATTCATAAGTAGTCAATCTTTGGTAATTTggtctattttaattatttgataagATTAGGTGAAAATTTGCCACCCATACTTAAAGATGAGGTGGCAGATAAATTTaaccaggtatttttttttttaatttaatttaccaGGTCTTAAGCCACCTCTAAAtaccttttgaaaaatatttaattaggccaggcgtggtatctcatgcctgtaatgccagcactttgggaggctgaggcaggtggatcacctgaggtcaagagttcaagaccagcctggcaacatggtgaaaccccgtctctactaaaaatacaaaattttccgggtgtggtggcacatgtctgtaatcccagctacttgggaggctgagacaggagaatcgcttgaacctgggaggcggaggttgcagtgagccaagatcgcgccactgcactccagcctgggtgatagagcgagactccatctcaaaaaaaaaaaaaaaaaattaatcgtATAAGCAATAAATATTTCGTGTAGAAGAAGTTTTTAATCTAATCCCCCATTATCCCAGTGCTCACTGGtaacttcatatttttctttgcattttctttttcacaaaatgaaataaCCTGTTTCCCATCTCCTATGTCCAAAATATTGCATATTATTACTCTTAGTGACTGCCTTAATATGGCCCACATTTCCTTTGGAACATTTGGAtggtattttcaattttttcaatattataaacAGTAGTAATTAGCAACCTTATACaagcatttttatgtatttatgtaatttttttttcctaagagtaaacctagaagtagaattgctcgAACAAACAGTATGTACTTTTTATGCTCCCCAGGGAAAATATACACATCTATACTCCCACCAGTGGTGATGAGGTTCTAAACATTGGTATTAATCACTTTCTTCCATCTTACCTGGCaccaaatattatcatttttgtcCATTTGATAGGAAACATAAAATTAGATTGTTAAACGTGGAAGGGACCTTAGAGATCCAACCCACTCTGATTAATGTCTTATTACAGTTTTTAGTGTGGCGAGAAAATGCTCTCTCTTACATTCTattctaaaacattaaaatatggagTGTCTTACATAATCACCTATAATGGTAAGATCTCTAGCCCTGGTGAAGATGTTTAGATTACTTTTAGAAAGGGTTGAAGACCTTGTGCTTTTTTGtgaaaattattctgaaatatagTTTGATTAAAATAGAAACAGCTTATTGCAAACATCAACTTTGGAGAAGCATCTTATTTTCATCTGTAATAGACTATTGCCTTTACAACGACTGTTGTTAATGTTGCTTCTGAAGTACTGACTTTGTGATGGTTCTGTCCTGTGTCTGTCATCCATTTCACTAAACTTCTCCTGTGTTGTGTGTAATCCCTGTGCTTTTAATAAACAATCTCTTTTCTCTGTTCCTGTTCTTATACTGTGTACATGGTGCATCCTTTTCTTGTCAGATTTCTAACTTAGGGAATTTCATTCTCTGTCCTCATTCAGTTACAGGTGTCACCAATTATGTAATGCGGTATGTCACTGTACCCTTGCGTAAATGTACTAGTGACGAATTGAGGGCTGTTATGTTTCCCATGTCAGCAATGAAAATACCTCCTCAAACAAAAGTAGAAGAGGCTCCCTTGGAGAAAGTAGAGACACCTCCCAAGGCAAGTGTGGATGCACCCCCCCAGGTGAATGTGGAAGTATTCTGCAACACAAGCATGGAAGCATCCCCCAAGGCAAGTGTGGGCATGGCTGCTGAGGTGAGCACGGACTCATCCCCTGTGGCGAGTGTGGATGTGTCACCTGTGGTGAGCACATATGATTCTGAGATGAGCTCGGACGCATCCCCCGAGTTGAGCATAGACACACCCCTGAAGGTATACCTGGAAACAGTTCCCAAGGTGAACATAGAAGCATCCCCAGAGGTGAGCCTGGAAGCACTCCCAGAGGTGAGTGTGGAGGCAACCCCAGAGGCAAGTGTGGAATCACCCCCAGAGGCGAGCCTGGAAGCACTCCCAGAAGCAAGTCTGGAAGCACCGTCAGAAGTGAGCATGGAAGCAGCCCTAGAGGGGAACCTGGAAGCACCTCCCAAGGGGAGTGCAGAAGGTGCCCCCAAGGAGAGTGTGAAAGGGTCACCCAAAGAGAGCATGGAGGCGTCTCCTGAGGCAATGGTGAAAGCATCCTCCAAGACATCCCTTGAAGCAAGCATGGAAGCATCTCCCAAGGCAAAAGCGAGAGACGCTCCAAAGGTTTGTCAAGTGCCTGTTATTGacaaattttctattaaaatatgtatattttgttgtataGTTCAAAATAGGTCAGATTTTACAACATAACCGGCATATTATTTACAGTATTCTgcaatataattaataaaataggttAACTCACTTAAACTAGGAATTTAAAATTCTCTGATGTCCATTGTACCACTTTTCCTCCAAAGCTGAAATATTAGTGAGTTTTTATTAGAAGGGAGAAAATGTAAGTTTATATGAACTGTGTTTCTAAACTCTGAAGAaatgttttttgagaaatgttttaaacCCTGAATTAGGATTTGGAAATTGAGTTTGGTTTTGAAGGATAGTATTTCTTTTAAACCTGTTATTTCTGTGATCTCCTGGAATTGTGTAATGTAAATTGTTAGTCCAGAAGCAAATATCAATGTCCTGATTCTCATGCTCTAAAAGAAAATTGCAGTTTAAAGAATTCTAATTGTGTTTTATTCagaatgtttttctcttaaaaaaaaaaaaaaaaaaagccagctacAGTAAAAGAATTGTTAGTAATTTACTATATTGTGTTTACCTGTTCAGAAATCAGACATGGAAAAACAGGCCTTAACCCTTATTGCCAAGAAGCGTCTATCATCATACACTGAGTGTTATAAATGGTCATTATCTCCTGCAAATGTCTGTGGTCTGCCATCTCCCATCAGCACTAAGTAAGCAGCTTATTTGCAACTGTTCCTTATAGGCATTTTACTAGAACAAATTCCGTGTCAATGTTTGATGAGTGAAATAATATAGTATGCATGGTAACACAAATGTAAAGGGGAAAAAGCCTGTAAAAAGGGATTTACTGTTCAGAAAAATTCCCCGATTATAATGTCACCTCATAATATCATCTTAAATTTTACGaaattgtacactgaaaattaatTAGCAAATGTGTATTCCTTTTTCTCAGCAGGCAAATCCAAAAGAACCGCCCTCCATCACCATTACCACTTATTTCAAAACAGTCACCACCgacttcttttccttataaaatgaTGCCTATTCAACACACCATGTCTGTGCAAAGTGCATCAAatactgtcaaaaagaaaaatgaaacaacagtTTCTAAAACCACTAACAGATGTGAGGCTTTGAGCCAAAGGCATATGATCTATGAAGGTAAGTTCTTGCACTAAGAAGTTTATCTCTAGCAACACAGAAAATCTTACTGTATTCTGGGAAAGGTTCACTTCATTTTATTCCCCAATTGAGAGAACTTTAgggaattattttccttttagataAAGACAATCTAACCAATCTCTGGTACATTGGAATGTATCCTCTCTGTTTGTTTGTCCTTGCCAAAGCTTTCTTCTCACCCCTTTGTTTTGAAAAATCCATTTTTGGAACTGCTTTTAAAAGCATaagtctggccaggcatggtagctcacgcctgtaatcccagcactttgggaggctgaggtgagaggattgcttgagcccaggagtttgagaccagcccaggcaatatagGAGAGAGACccctgtttctacagaaaaaaaaaaaaaaaaaaaaattagcctgatgtggaaAGGGTAGGCTGTATATTCTGTTAGGGGATTGAGGATAAGAGTAAGCCATATTATACTATAACTGCCTAGCTTAAGGTGgtacacatctatagtcccagctagtagggaggctgaggtgggaggattgcctgagaccaggaggtggaggctgcagtgagccgtgatagtgcCTCTCCACTCTAGTCTGGATGAGAGAGCGagatcctgtatcaaaaaaaagcACAGGTCGGATGAGAGGTTTGGTCTAGGTGATTCCTAAGATCCCTTCTAGTTCTGATAGTGATGGTTCTTGGAGAGAGCATATCCACTCGTGGATGAGCAGATTTTTCCCAAGATTTAGGTTCGTTTCTATATATAGGCCATAATGTGGTGTCCCTTGATTTGTGTAGTATTCCTGAAAGTGCCATATTGCTATTTTGCCCGTCACATGCATTCTTAATACCCATGGACATTACTTAATTTCAAAAACACACTGGGGAATTTTGCTTTTTTAGGGAATTCCACAGTGAATTTTTtggtaacagaaaaaaatcttttaattacAGATTACTCATTCCTGATATGTCTTCTCATTTTCatatgtgatttatttaaaataaatcagttaTATAGaccaaaatattataatatgcCTTCGTGTACTCACCTTATTTTACTGATTGTCTTGGTTTTGTTATCTACAGTTAGCTACTCTATGATCAACCAAATGTACACACTATTATCAAGGTTTAGCTAAATAGTAATTATATAGTAAAAATGATGGACAAATCTCAAAATGTATgccaaatgtatttttgtttgagTATTGAAGATACTTGTACCCTTCGTTTGGACCAAGCGTAAGCTTGTCTTCCTCTATATTCAGTATTTCTTACTCTTTTCCCATGGGATTAGTTGATTCAGTTATCTCAAAACCACTAAAAGGAAAGTAGAAGTACATTATTCCATTTTGGAACAAGTaggtgttaaaaagaaaatgctacagCTATTGTTGGGGGTGCAGTTTGAACAAAATCTGTTACATAATCGCCTGTAGTTTGCTTGTGATTTATAAATTGTGGactatgcacatatatatatatatattttaatgttttggatTGTGTTGCACTTCTTTGTTGGAGTGAGAGATGATTAGCTCTCTAAACTAACTGttgcacatatttatttaaactaGAGTCTGGTAATAAGAGTACTGCAGGTATTATGAATGCCGAGGCGGCAACAAAAATTTTGACAGAATTACGCCGCCTTGCTcgtgaacaaaaagaaaaagaggaagaagaaagacaaCGGGAAGAAATGCAGGGAAGGTCAGCACAAAGTCTTCCTTCCTATACTATAAATCTTGAGTAGGGCCCAaatttttgaaagtcaaaattttaCCCTCAAGTTATAAATTCTCAAGGAACAATTGACTTCAGTGAGGATCAGAAGTGCCTCATTGCCTGTATAGGAAGCATTTCAAGCCCTTGTAAATGGCTAAGCTAAGGACCCTGGTGTGTGGATAAATGGCACAGTCCTTTTTAGCCTCCATACATCATGTGCCATTAAGGTGTGCTAGGAGGATGCACAGAGACCAAACTCAcattcaggatttgaactctcAGCACCAGAGTGGTATATAAGAACCTATCTGTTTGTGTTCACTAGTGTCAgccctttattttaaaagacttgtaATGTCAGGATTTTTAAACCTGAAAATTATACTTACGTTACGTTTTACTTTTCCTGTGATCTTTGTGACACCTGTATCCCATCAGGCCAGTGAGTCATTGCTAGAAGGATTTCCTTTGTAGGCAGCAAATCTCCTGTACAGTTGTGTACGTTCAAATTCTAGCAAAGGTTTCTTGCTCCTCCATCTTGAGGCCTATTTTATGTCGGGCCTTGTAATGTAAACCTCTGTCCACTGGCTGCAGGGAATAACAACAGTACTGACTTTGCTTTTAAGTATTTAGTGTTATTTGAAATAATCATACATTTTCCATATGCTTACATGGGCCTGGGAAAAAGAAGGGAATATTATGAATTACAAAAAAAACTCTAACTCAAAGAATATTATTCATCGCTTCATATAAACAGAGCTGATTTAGCATTTGAAAGTGCTGAATACTAGGGAGCCACCAGACTCTGCTCTAAATTATCTCTGTAATCCCCACGAGAGATTGGGTGTGAGCAAGTGTAAATAAGGCCTTTTAGGGGATGTCGTGTCTCAAAGACAGTTAAGGAATGATTTCCTCTCAcgtatgtgtgttttttaataaGCAAAGTTATCTATTACttgattgaaatatttttctgctccCGAGGGCtagtttttctctttaaaaagggTGGAATTGTGTAATTGCTATATAGTAACAACACAGAAGATGTAGTGACTCTGGTGTAGATATAAATTGTATTACTATACATAGGAAGTTTCACTGTAAAAACTCACATACTACTGCAAGCTGAGTATGATAGCAATCAAGATGAACACTAACAATTATTTAAATACTCTCAGGGTCATTAAGAAATCAAAAGACGTGGCAAAGGAAGCAGTTGGAGGCCAAGCAGAAGACCTCTGGAAACTCAAAGATGGGCAGCGACCAAAGGagactaaaaagaagaaaggatggcTGGATCAGGAAGACCAGGAAGCACCACTGCAGGTTTGCTGGCTTGACACTTTATCAGGGGATGAGAACCAGATTATAAAGTTCAGATGGAACCCAAAGCAAAAATCTCTGTCTCTGAGAAAGAAGACATGAGCAGattctctggctgctttttttttttttttttttttttttttttgagacagagttttactcttctcagccaggctggagtgcaatggcgcggtcttggctcactgcaacctctgcctcccaggtccaagccattctcctgcctcagcctcccaagtagctgggattacaggcgtctgacACCAcgctcagctcatttttgtatttttggtagagatggggttttaccatgttggccaggctggtcttgaactcctgacctcaggtgatccacctgcctcagcttcccaaagtgctgggattacaggtgtgagccactgcgcccaacctctGGCTGCATTTTTATGTTATAGTCTCTATTACCCAGTACCACTGCAAGCCATTGTCAGTCACCCTCAGAAAACCATAGAATATTTTCCTAGTGAAATAAGCAGAAAACAGCAAATTGTGTAGTCCTTAATTTGAAATCCAAATTACTTAAACAGATTCAACATCCTACATTGGTTTCCCCCATCTTGCATTCTGTGGTACCACATACAACTCCATCAACTGGACCTTATACCCCTGTGACAGATAAGGTAAACCATAAATACTTCTACAAGTTTAAAATCATTAACTGATAAGAATGTCTCATCTATCTAAAGTCAAATTATTGGGTAAATAAATGCCCAAACTGAACTCAGATTATACTGTTTGAATTATTACCACAGCCCAATTTATATTCCCAGTTTTTAGTGTATCATTCACCAGCATTGGTCATATGTTATATATGATTGTTTATGCTTGCATTTCTCAGGAAGGTGCCTTCAAGAATTCTCTCAgtgcttttgagaaatgtcaggCTGTTCACTCCTGTTACTGTGTTAATGGATAGCTTCACAGTCACATACTTTGAATTAGGATGGTATGATGTTCATAACGATGACCCTGTGGTCCTGAATCCTCAAGACAACATTTAGCCTAGCTTTGTGCATTCTAACTAGTGCTTTGAAAATTGACAGTCCACAAATACCATAATATAGGACCCCTCATCCAAAAGGTTGCACTCTTTTGTTATGCTAAATAACATTTTACCATTGAAATTTTTAAACTAGAGTT
It includes:
- the MAP7D3 gene encoding MAP7 domain-containing protein 3 isoform X2 codes for the protein MMADGAAAGAGGSTSLRELRARMVAAANEIAKERRKQGVVNRVATHSSNIRSTFKPVIDGSMLKNDIKQRLARERREEKRRQQDANKETQLLEKERKTKLQYEKQMEERQRKLKERKEKEEQRRIAAEEKRHQKDEAQKEKFTAILYRTLERRRLADDYQQKRWSWGGSAMANSESKTANKRSASTEKLEQGASALIRQMPLSSASLQNSVAKRKTDKERSSSLNRRDSNLHSSTDKEQAERKPRVTGVTNYVMRYVTVPLRKCTSDELRAVMFPMSAMKIPPQTKVEEAPLEKVETPPKASVDAPPQVNVEVFCNTSMEASPKASVGMAAEVSTDSSPVASVDVSPVVSTYDSEMSSDASPELSIDTPLKVYLETVPKVNIEASPEVSLEALPEVSVEATPEASVESPPEASLEALPEASLEAPSEVSMEAALEGNLEAPPKGSAEGAPKESVKGSPKESMEASPEAMVKASSKTSLEASMEASPKAKARDAPKKSDMEKQALTLIAKKRLSSYTECYKWSLSPANVCGLPSPISTKQIQKNRPPSPLPLISKQSPPTSFPYKMMPIQHTMSVQSASNTVKKKNETTVSKTTNRCEALSQRHMIYEESGNKSTAGIMNAEAATKILTELRRLAREQKEKEEEERQREEMQGRVIKKSKDVAKEAVGGQAEDLWKLKDGQRPKETKKKKGWLDQEDQEAPLQIQHPTLVSPILHSVVPHTTPSTGPYTPVTDKKGDANIKAQEEADKRKKEHERIMLQNLQERLERKKRIEEIMKRTRKTDVNASKVTETSSHDIYEEAEADNEESDKDSLNEMFPSAILNGTGSPPKFKIPFNNAKKMTHKLVFLEDGSSQVRKEPKTYFNGDLKNFRQKSVKDTSTQEVVSRPSSKRMTSHTTKTRKADETNTTSRSSAQTKSEGFHDISPKSPDTFRR
- the MAP7D3 gene encoding MAP7 domain-containing protein 3 isoform X3; this translates as MMADGAAAGAGGSTSLRELRARMVAAANEIAKERRKQGVVNRVATHSSNIRSTFKPVIDGSMLKNDIKQRLARERREEKRRQQDANKETQLLEKERKTKLQYEKQMEERQRKLKERKEKEEQRRIAAEEKRHQKDEAQKEKFTAILYRTLERRRLADDYQQKRWSWGGSAMANSESKTANKRSASTEKLEQGASALIRQMPLSSASLQNSVAKRKTDKERSSSLNRRDSNLHSSTDKEQAERKPRVTGVTNYVMRYVTVPLRKCTSDELRAVMFPMSAMKIPPQTKVEEAPLEKVETPPKASVDAPPQVNVEVFCNTSMEASPKASVGMAAEVSTDSSPVASVDVSPVVSTYDSEMSSDASPELSIDTPLKVYLETVPKVNIEASPEVSLEALPEVSVEATPEASVESPPEASLEALPEASLEAPSEVSMEAALEGNLEAPPKGSAEGAPKESVKGSPKESMEASPEAMVKASSKTSLEASMEASPKAKARDAPKKSDMEKQALTLIAKKRLSSYTECYKWSLSPANVCGLPSPISTNRQIQKNRPPSPLPLISKQSPPTSFPYKMMPIQHTMSVQSASNTVKKKNETTVSKTTNRCEALSQRHMIYEESGNKSTAGIMNAEAATKILTELRRLAREQKEKEEEERQREEMQGRVIKKSKDVAKEAVGGQAEDLWKLKDGQRPKETKKKKGWLDQEDQEAPLQIQHPTLVSPILHSVVPHTTPSTGPYTPVTDKKGDANIKAQEEADKRKKEHERIMLQNLQERLERKKRIEEIMKRTRKTDVNASKVTETSSHDIYEEAEADNEESDKDSLNEMFPSAILNGTGSPPKFKIPFNNAKKMTHKLVFLEDGSSQVRKEPKTYFNGDLKNFRQKSVKDTSTQEVVSRPSSKRMTSHTTKTRKADETNTTSRSSVSMNYEQQCICDKITNISDT
- the MAP7D3 gene encoding MAP7 domain-containing protein 3 isoform X1, with the protein product MMADGAAAGAGGSTSLRELRARMVAAANEIAKERRKQGVVNRVATHSSNIRSTFKPVIDGSMLKNDIKQRLARERREEKRRQQDANKETQLLEKERKTKLQYEKQMEERQRKLKERKEKEEQRRIAAEEKRHQKDEAQKEKFTAILYRTLERRRLADDYQQKRWSWGGSAMANSESKTANKRSASTEKLEQGASALIRQMPLSSASLQNSVAKRKTDKERSSSLNRRDSNLHSSTDKEQAERKPRVTGVTNYVMRYVTVPLRKCTSDELRAVMFPMSAMKIPPQTKVEEAPLEKVETPPKASVDAPPQVNVEVFCNTSMEASPKASVGMAAEVSTDSSPVASVDVSPVVSTYDSEMSSDASPELSIDTPLKVYLETVPKVNIEASPEVSLEALPEVSVEATPEASVESPPEASLEALPEASLEAPSEVSMEAALEGNLEAPPKGSAEGAPKESVKGSPKESMEASPEAMVKASSKTSLEASMEASPKAKARDAPKKSDMEKQALTLIAKKRLSSYTECYKWSLSPANVCGLPSPISTNRQIQKNRPPSPLPLISKQSPPTSFPYKMMPIQHTMSVQSASNTVKKKNETTVSKTTNRCEALSQRHMIYEESGNKSTAGIMNAEAATKILTELRRLAREQKEKEEEERQREEMQGRVIKKSKDVAKEAVGGQAEDLWKLKDGQRPKETKKKKGWLDQEDQEAPLQIQHPTLVSPILHSVVPHTTPSTGPYTPVTDKKGDANIKAQEEADKRKKEHERIMLQNLQERLERKKRIEEIMKRTRKTDVNASKVTETSSHDIYEEAEADNEESDKDSLNEMFPSAILNGTGSPPKFKIPFNNAKKMTHKLVFLEDGSSQVRKEPKTYFNGDLKNFRQKSVKDTSTQEVVSRPSSKRMTSHTTKTRKADETNTTSRSSAQTKSEGFHDISPKSPDTFRR
- the MAP7D3 gene encoding MAP7 domain-containing protein 3 isoform X6, whose amino-acid sequence is MMADGAAAGAGGSTSLRELRARMVAAANEIAKERRKQGVVNRVATHSSNIRSTFKPVIDGSMLKNDIKQRLARERREEKRRQQDANKETQLLEKERKTKLQYEKQMEERQRKLKERKEKEEQRRIAAEEKRHQKDEAQKEKFTAILYRTLERRRLADDYQQKRWSWGGSAMANSESKTANKRSASTEKLEQGASALIRQMPLSSASLQNSVAKRKTDKERSSSLNRRDSNLHSSTDKEQAERKPRVTGVTNYVMRYVTVPLRKCTSDELRAVMFPMSAMKIPPQTKVEEAPLEKVETPPKASVDAPPQVNVEVFCNTSMEASPKASVGMAAEVSTDSSPVASVDVSPVVSTYDSEMSSDASPELSIDTPLKVYLETVPKVNIEASPEVSLEALPEVSVEATPEASVESPPEASLEALPEASLEAPSEVSMEAALEGNLEAPPKGSAEGAPKESVKGSPKESMEASPEAMVKASSKTSLEASMEASPKAKARDAPKKSDMEKQALTLIAKKRLSSYTECYKWSLSPANVCGLPSPISTNRQIQKNRPPSPLPLISKQSPPTSFPYKMMPIQHTMSVQSASNTVKKKNETTVSKTTNRCEALSQRHMIYEESGNKSTAGIMNAEAATKILTELRRLAREQKEKEEEERQREEMQGRVIKKSKDVAKEAVGGQAEDLWKLKDGQRPKETKKKKGWLDQEDQEAPLQRIEEIMKRTRKTDVNASKVTETSSHDIYEEAEADNEESDKDSLNEMFPSAILNGTGSPPKFKIPFNNAKKMTHKLVFLEDGSSQVRKEPKTYFNGDLKNFRQKSVKDTSTQEVVSRPSSKRMTSHTTKTRKADETNTTSRSSAQTKSEGFHDISPKSPDTFRR
- the MAP7D3 gene encoding MAP7 domain-containing protein 3 isoform X4; protein product: MMADGAAAGAGGSTSLRELRARMVAAANEIAKERRKQGVVNRVATHSSNIRSTFKPVIDGSMLKNDIKQRLARERREEKRRQQDANKETQLLEKERKTKLQYEKQMEERQRKLKERKEKEEQRRIAAEEKRHQKDEAQKEKFTAILYRTLERRRLADDYQQKRWSWGGSAMANSESKTANKRSASTEKLEQGASALIRQMPLSSASLQNSVAKRKTDKERSSSLNRRDSNLHSSTDKEQAERKPRVTGVTNYVMRYVTVPLRKCTSDELRAVMFPMSAMKIPPQTKVEEAPLEKVETPPKASVDAPPQVNVEVFCNTSMEASPKASVGMAAEVSTDSSPVASVDVSPVVSTYDSEMSSDASPELSIDTPLKVYLETVPKVNIEASPEVSLEALPEVSVEATPEASVESPPEASLEALPEASLEAPSEVSMEAALEGNLEAPPKGSAEGAPKESVKGSPKESMEASPEAMVKASSKTSLEASMEASPKAKARDAPKKSDMEKQALTLIAKKRLSSYTECYKWSLSPANVCGLPSPISTNRQIQKNRPPSPLPLISKQSPPTSFPYKMMPIQHTMSVQSASNTVKKKNETTVSKTTNRCEALSQRHMIYEESGNKSTAGIMNAEAATKILTELRRLAREQKEKEEEERQREEMQGRVIKKSKDVAKEAVGGQAEDLWKLKDGQRPKETKKKKGWLDQEDQEAPLQKGDANIKAQEEADKRKKEHERIMLQNLQERLERKKRIEEIMKRTRKTDVNASKVTETSSHDIYEEAEADNEESDKDSLNEMFPSAILNGTGSPPKFKIPFNNAKKMTHKLVFLEDGSSQVRKEPKTYFNGDLKNFRQKSVKDTSTQEVVSRPSSKRMTSHTTKTRKADETNTTSRSSAQTKSEGFHDISPKSPDTFRR
- the MAP7D3 gene encoding MAP7 domain-containing protein 3 isoform X5 — translated: MMADGAAAGAGGSTSLRELRARMVAAANEIAKERRKQGVVNRVATHSSNIRSTFKPVIDGSMLKNDIKQRLARERREEKRRQQDANKETQLLEKERKTKLQYEKQMEERQRKLKERKEKEEQRRIAAEEKRHQKDEAQKEKFTAILYRTLERRRLADDYQQKRWSWGGSAMANSESKTANKRSASTEKLEQGASALIRQMPLSSASLQNSVAKRKTDKERSSSLNRRDSNLHSSTDKEQAERKPRAMKIPPQTKVEEAPLEKVETPPKASVDAPPQVNVEVFCNTSMEASPKASVGMAAEVSTDSSPVASVDVSPVVSTYDSEMSSDASPELSIDTPLKVYLETVPKVNIEASPEVSLEALPEVSVEATPEASVESPPEASLEALPEASLEAPSEVSMEAALEGNLEAPPKGSAEGAPKESVKGSPKESMEASPEAMVKASSKTSLEASMEASPKAKARDAPKKSDMEKQALTLIAKKRLSSYTECYKWSLSPANVCGLPSPISTNRQIQKNRPPSPLPLISKQSPPTSFPYKMMPIQHTMSVQSASNTVKKKNETTVSKTTNRCEALSQRHMIYEESGNKSTAGIMNAEAATKILTELRRLAREQKEKEEEERQREEMQGRVIKKSKDVAKEAVGGQAEDLWKLKDGQRPKETKKKKGWLDQEDQEAPLQIQHPTLVSPILHSVVPHTTPSTGPYTPVTDKKGDANIKAQEEADKRKKEHERIMLQNLQERLERKKRIEEIMKRTRKTDVNASKVTETSSHDIYEEAEADNEESDKDSLNEMFPSAILNGTGSPPKFKIPFNNAKKMTHKLVFLEDGSSQVRKEPKTYFNGDLKNFRQKSVKDTSTQEVVSRPSSKRMTSHTTKTRKADETNTTSRSSAQTKSEGFHDISPKSPDTFRR